The following proteins come from a genomic window of Aspergillus oryzae RIB40 DNA, chromosome 4:
- the nte1 gene encoding lysophospholipase (predicted esterase of the alpha-beta hydrolase superfamily (Neuropathy target esterase), contains cAMP-binding domains): MATDGGPLAASSASLDSSLSPLHASPSPSSTYTASSLALSAPAIAASFSVASTFSNSLIPPPPLPPPTPSTMAGWFGWVFSFFFQVIPSVLYWVITFATITLPTWLFTLFSMSLTFTMNFTTLRLPSEPQRKEPHLDLFPDVQEGDSKPGLANYLDEFLSAIKVFGYLERPVFHELTRTMQTRKLIAGETLMLEEEKGFCLVVDGLVQIFVKSMRDGKPNVDEGSNHMGAESSDEDDHRVDGKQGYQLLTEVKNGASMSSLFSILSLFTEDIQLRASEGSSSSASSVGPSTNARVSDSFPASPHGLEDSPRSNFVRDHGDSVAHISNSNGELLPSVPPLNLGESHAMPIQEPYPKPRSQPGKRRRKSVHPDIVARAMVDTTIAIIPASAFRRLTRVYPRATAHIVQVILTRLQRVTFATAHSYLGLNNDVLGIEKQMTKFTTQDLPNEMRGAALDRLKDKFIKERDRLGPEEIIKGIALHNPFAGRRRRSSSFLRKEAVLHAKMAAQSKRPVSMASPEDISGDRESAGPSPGDLLSTIQLSRFGPRYEHLAPKLLSPLTDKENPPFMAPVMHSSPFHRKKDAVDEDALFRESILDCIMNGIGLTSSTRDVLRKSSHTSGDISPKLLSYDSRRQKAVFTNNAFGFIDPYDSSADGETESMMSMSMTSAGGTSPIVNLREELRNDIEIVYFPQGSVLVEQGERHPGLYYVIDGFLDVGIPVSDKGEDLVGGSRPVYGQPPEEFFPTLKRTTTSSSRVSGVTSATNDTKRKRQSRKSLYLIKPGGIQGYVGSVASYRSYTDVVAKTDVYVGFLPRSSLERIAERYPIALLTLAKRLTSLLPRLLLHIDFALEWVQVSAGQVIYHQGDESDAIYLVLNGRLRSVLEGTDGKITVVGEYGQGESVGELEVMTESTRPATLHAIRDTELAKFPRSLFNSLAQEHPGITIQVSKLIAQRMRDLVELPMPEKGGEHANVGSVKTAASVVNLRTVGILPVTAGVPVVEFGHRLQNALHQIGVTNGVTSLNQAAILNHLGRHAFSKMGKLKLSQYLADLEEKYGMVLYIADTNVNSPWTQTCITQADCILLVGLAESSPSIGEYERFLLGMKTTARKELVLLHSERYCPPGLTRQWLKNRMWINGGHHHIQMGFRLTPEPSHPQAKRLGAVLKQRVQVIQAEIQKYTSRRIRQTPLYSAQTPFKGDFHRLARRLCGRSVGLVLGGGGARGIAQVGVIKALEEAGIPIDIIGGTSIGSFIGALYARDADVVPMYGRAKKFAGRMASMWRFMLDLTYPTTSYTTGHEFNRGIFKTFGDSQIEDFWLEYYCNTTNISKSRPEFHSSGYTWRYVRASMSLAGLIPPICDEGSMLLDGGYIDNLTVTHMKGLGADVIFAVDVGSIDDNTPQGYGDSLSGFWTVLNRWNPFSACPNPPTLSEIQARLAYVSSIDNLERAKNTPGCPWNTMVDQNNGGEFVDRGHQQIDNLGYPP, encoded by the exons ATGGCCACCGACGGTGGTCCCCTCGCGGCCTCGTCTGCGTCTCTCGATTCAAGTCTAAGCCCTCTTCATGCAtctccctcaccctcctcaacctaCACTGCTTCGTCCCTCGCCCTATCTGCTCCCGCCATAGCCGCAAGCTTTTCCGTGGCTTCGACCTTTTCAAATTCTCTTATCCCACCCCCACCGTTACCCCCTCCTACGCCTTCAACCATGGCGGGGTGGTTCGGATgggtgttttctttctttttccaggtCATTCCAAGCGTCCTATACTGGGTGATAACGTTTGCGACCATCACGCTGCCCACATGGCTATTCACGCTCTTCTCAATGAGCTTGACCTTCACTATGAATTTCACCACTCT TCGTCTGCCTTCGGAACCCCAGCGCAAAGAACCCcatctcgatctcttccccGATGTCCAGGAAGGGGACTCCAAACCGGGCCTGGCCAATTACCTAGACGAATTTCTAAGCGCCATCAAGGTGTTTGGTTACCTCGAACGGCCTGTATTTCATGAATTGACACGTACCATGCAAACGAGGAAGTTGATTGCTGGGGAAACCTtgatgctggaggaagagaaaggctTCTGTCTTGTGGTGGATGGCTTGGTCCAGATATTCGTCAAGTCCATGCGGGACGGGAAACCAAATGTAGACGAAGGTTCAAACCACATGGGAGCCGAGTCTTCTGATGAGGACGATCATCGTGTGGACGGAAAGCAAGGTTATCAACTGCTCACAGAAGTCAAGAACGGTGCCTCCATGTcgtccttgttctccatcCTGTCCTTGTTCACCGAGGATATCCAACTACGAGCCAGCGAAGGCTCGTCGTCTAGTGCATCCAGTGTAGGCCCTAGCACCAATGCTCGGGTATCTGACTCGTTTCCAGCGAGCCCTCACGGCTTAGAGGACAGTCCTCGTTCTAATTTCGTTAGAGATCATGGTGACTCCGTCGCCCATATAAGCAACAGTAATGGGGAGCTTCTGCCATCCGTCCCGCCCCTAAACCTAGGAGAAAGCCATGCTATGCCCATCCAGGAGCCTTACCCGAAACCAAGGAGCCAGCCAGGCAAGAGGCGGCGCAAGTCAGTCCATCCAGATATTGTGGCTCGAGCCATGGTGGACACGACCATTGCCATCATCCCGGCCAGCGCCTTCCGCCGTCTGACGAGGGTCTATCCGAGAGCGACCGCCCATATTGTCCAGGTGATCCTGACACGGCTCCAAAGAGTAACGTTCGCCACGGCACATTCTTATCTAGGTCTCAACAATGATGTACTGGGCATTGAAAAACAGATGACCAAGTTCACGACTCAGGATCTACCCAATGAAATGCGTGGGGCCGCGTTAGATCGCCTCAAGGACAAATTTATTAAAGAGCGAGACCGCCTGGGCCCggaagagatcatcaagggcaTCGCACTTCACAATCCTTTTGCTGGCAGAAGGCGCCGATCCAGTAGCTTCCTGAGGAAAGAAGCAGTTCTCCATGCAAAGATGGCAGCACAATCGAAGCGACCAGTGAGCATGGCCAGCCCAGAGGATATCTCCGGTGACCGTGAGTCGGCAGGGCCTAGCCCCGGGGATCTGTTGTCTACCATTCAACTCTCCCGGTTTGGCCCTCGATACGAGCACTTAGCTCCGAAACTGCTCAGCCCATTAACAGATAAAGAGAATCCCCCCTTTATGGCTCCTGTTATGCACAGTTCGCCTTTTCATCGAAAGAAGGACGCTGTTGACGAGGATGCCCTGTTCAGAGAATCCATACTGGATTGCATCATGAATGGCATTGGACTCACTAGCAGCACTCGCGATGTCTTACGTAAGAGCAGTCACACCTCTGGGGACATATCCCCAAAGCTACTTTCATACGATTCTCGGCGGCAAAAGGCCGTGTTCACTAATAATGCATTCGGCTTCATCGACCCTTACGATAGTTCTGCGGATGGTGAGACGGAATCAATGATGTCAATGTCCATGACCAGCGCTGGTGGGACATCGCCTATCGTCAATCTGCGAGAAGAGCTTCGAAATGACATCGAGATCGTCTATTTCCCCCAGGGTTCAGTGCTGGTGGAGCAGGGGGAACGCCATCCAGGCCTGTACTATGTGATCGACGGATTCCTAGACGTAGGTATCCCTGTATCCgacaaaggagaagatcttgTGGGCGGCTCGAGACCGGTATATGGCCAGCCACCTGAGGAATTCTTTCCGACCTTGAAGCGGACGACGACCAGCTCCTCTCGAGTTTCGGGTGTGACGAGTGCCACAAATGATACTAAGCGGAAAAGGCAGTCGCGAAAGTCACTCTATCTTATCAAGCCTGGTGGTATTCAAGGATACGTCGGATCCGTTGCATCTTACAGGTCCTATACGGACGTGGTGGCGAAAACAGATGTGTATGTCGGGTTCCTTCCAAGGTcatccttggaaagaatCGCCGAGCGTTACCCTATTGCGCTGTTAACCCTGGCAAAGCGATTGACaagtcttcttcctcgtttgCTTCTTCACATCGACTTCGCCCTAGAATGGGTGCAAGTAAGTGCAGGCCAAGTCATCTATCACCAGGGGGATGAGAGTGATGCAATCTATCTTGTTTTAAATGGGCGTCTACGGTCTGTTCTCGAAGGTACAGATGGCAAGATTACAGTTGTTGGCGAATATGGTCAGGGAGAAAGCGTTGGGGAGCTAGAGGTCATGACAGAGTCGACACGCCCGGCAACTCTACACGCCATTCGGGATACTGAGCTAGCTAAATTCCCGCGGTCCCTTTTCAACAGTCTTGCCCAGGAACACCCGGGAATTACTATCCAGGTTTCTAAGCTCATTGCCCAGCGGATGCGAGATCTCGTCGAGCTTCCCATGCCTGAGAAGGGAGGTGAGCATGCCAACGTTGGAAGCGTCAAGACCGCTGCCTCTGTGGTAAACCTCCGTACTGTTGGTATACTTCCCGTAACGGCTGGGGTTCCCGTGGTAGAATTTGGCCACCGCCTGCAGAACGCGCTTCACCAGATCGGCGTGACGAACGGCGTTACCTCCCTCAACCAAGCGGCGATCTTGAACCATCTCGGACGACATGCTTTCAGCAAGATGGGGAAATTGAAGTTGTCCCAGTATCTGGCCGACCTCGAAGAAAAGTATGGGATGGTACTCTATATCGCAGACACCAATGTGAACTCTCCATGGACACAGACCTGCATCACGCAAGCCGACTGCATTCTGCTCGTTGGCCTTGCCGAGTCATCGCCTAGTATCGGTGAGTACGAAAGATTTCTACTTGGGATGAAGACAACGGCTAGAAAAGAACTTGTGTTGCTACATTCCGAGCGGTACTGCCCTCCCGGACTGACGCGCCAATGGCTAAAGAACCGGATGTGGATCAACGGTGGCCACCATCATATTCAGATGGGCTTCCGCTTAACCCCTGAGCCCTCACATCCGCAGGCGAAACGGCTTGGAGCTGTACTGAAACAACGTGTTCAAGTTATCCAGGCAGAAATCCAAAAATACACCTCGCGGCGGATTCGCCAGACGCCTCTCTACTCGGCACAAACTCCGTTCAAGGGCGACTTCCATCGCCTGGCTCGCCGACTTTGTGGCAGGTCTGTTGGACTCGTTCTtggtggcggaggagctCGGGGTATCGCCCAAGTTGGCGTCATCAAAGCACTGGAAGAGGCCGGGATCCCTATCGACATCATTGGTGGTACATCTATCGGCTCATTCATTGGAGCTTTGTATGCACGGGATGCGGATGTGGTTCCCATGTATGGTCGAGCGAAGAAGTTTGCCGGTCGCATGGCGAGCATGTGGCGGTTTATGCTGGATCTAACGTATCCTACCACCTCTTACACCACTGGCCATGAGTTCAACCGGGGAATCTTCAAGACGTTTGGAGATAGCCAAATCGAGGACTTTTGGCTGGAGTACTActgcaacaccaccaacatcagcAAATCACGGCCTGAATTCCACTCGTCGGGTTATACTTGGCGCTACGTGCGTGCATCGATGTCATTGGCCGGCCTAATTCCCCCGATTTGCGACGAGGGCAGCATGCTACTTGACGGCGGGTACATCGACAACCTTACAGTGACCCACATGAAGGGACTCGGGGCCGATGTGATTTTTGCCGTCGATGTGGGCTCAATCGATGACAACACGCCTCAAGGGTACGGTGATTCGCTGTCCGGGTTCTGGACCGTGCTCAACCGTTGGAACCCGTTCTCCGCTTGCCCCAACCCTCCCACGCTGTCCGAAATCCAAGCACGACTCGCATACGTGTCATCGATCGACAATCTAGAACGGGCTAAAAACACCCCAGGCT GTCCCTGGAACACTATGGTCGACCAGAACAATGGGGGGGAATTCGTCGACCGCGGGCACCAGCAAATTGACAATCTCGGATATCCACCTTAA